One Streptomyces sp. CNQ-509 DNA window includes the following coding sequences:
- a CDS encoding response regulator transcription factor encodes MTEQQQRILIVDDEPAVREALERSLAFEGYGTELAVDGLDALDKAASYRPDLVVLDVLMPRMDGLTAARRLRAGGDRVPILMLTARDTVGDRVTGLDAGADDYLVKPFELDELFARIRALLRRRAYAEGGEPADTAEALEFGDLRMDLAAREVTRGGRPVELTRTEFTLLELFLNHPRQVLTREQILKAVWGFDFEPSSNSLDVYVMYLRRKTEAGGAPRLVHTVRGVGYVLRAPEGDARSGGRGAAR; translated from the coding sequence GTGACCGAGCAGCAGCAGCGCATCCTGATCGTCGACGACGAGCCGGCCGTACGCGAGGCGCTGGAGCGCAGCCTCGCCTTCGAGGGCTACGGAACCGAACTCGCCGTCGACGGTCTCGACGCCCTCGACAAGGCCGCCTCGTACCGGCCGGACCTCGTCGTCCTCGACGTCCTCATGCCCCGCATGGACGGCCTGACCGCCGCCCGCAGGCTCCGGGCCGGCGGCGACCGGGTACCCATCCTCATGCTCACCGCCCGCGACACCGTCGGCGACCGCGTGACGGGCCTCGACGCGGGCGCCGACGACTACCTCGTCAAGCCGTTCGAGCTGGACGAGCTCTTCGCCCGCATCCGCGCGCTGCTGCGCCGCCGCGCGTACGCCGAGGGCGGCGAGCCGGCCGACACCGCCGAGGCGCTGGAGTTCGGCGACCTGCGGATGGACCTCGCCGCCCGCGAGGTCACCCGCGGCGGCCGGCCGGTGGAGCTGACCCGCACCGAGTTCACGCTGCTGGAGCTCTTCCTCAACCACCCGCGGCAGGTGCTCACGCGCGAGCAGATCCTCAAGGCCGTCTGGGGCTTCGACTTCGAGCCGTCCTCCAACTCCCTCGACGTGTACGTCATGTACCTGCGCCGCAAGACCGAGGCCGGCGGCGCCCCCCGGCTGGTGCACACGGTCCGCGGCGTCGGCTACGTCCTGCGCGCCCCGGAGGGCGACGCGAGGAGCGGCGGCAGGGGCGCCGCCAGGTGA
- a CDS encoding S1C family serine protease, which yields MTEQTYRTSTPPAFAAGRDGVLPADRAGAGQPQTLAGAHGGGYAGFGAPPPPPAGPPRRGRARGPLGLLAAAALVAAIVGGGSAALVGELTDSSGTSTSASSPASGTQVSSGNSGSVAGVAAAVSPSVVEIKSSSTAGQSTGSGVIVTESGEILTNNHVVSGAEQVQVTFSDGSTAAADVVGTDPDLDMALIKVQGKSGLKPATLGDSDSLKVGDEVVAIGSPEGLSGSVTSGIVSALDRDVTVEKEEGGQPQRGEQWPFGFGGGQYNGRLGPETTTYQAIQTDASLNHGNSGGALIDMQGRIVGINSAMYTPPDDSSAGSVGLGFAIPINDVKHILGDLRNN from the coding sequence ATGACGGAGCAGACATACCGCACCAGCACCCCGCCCGCCTTCGCAGCCGGCCGTGACGGGGTCCTGCCCGCCGACCGGGCCGGCGCGGGCCAGCCTCAGACCCTCGCCGGCGCGCACGGCGGCGGGTACGCCGGGTTCGGCGCCCCGCCGCCGCCCCCCGCCGGGCCGCCACGGCGCGGGCGGGCCAGGGGGCCCCTGGGGCTGCTCGCCGCCGCCGCGCTGGTCGCCGCCATCGTCGGGGGCGGCAGCGCCGCCCTCGTCGGGGAGCTGACCGATTCGTCCGGTACGAGCACCAGCGCCTCCAGCCCTGCCAGCGGCACCCAGGTCTCCTCCGGGAACAGCGGCTCCGTCGCCGGCGTCGCCGCCGCCGTCAGCCCCAGCGTCGTGGAGATCAAGTCCTCCTCGACCGCCGGGCAGTCGACGGGGTCCGGGGTGATCGTCACCGAGAGCGGCGAGATCCTCACCAACAACCACGTCGTCTCCGGCGCCGAGCAGGTCCAGGTCACCTTCAGCGACGGCTCCACCGCCGCCGCCGACGTCGTCGGCACCGACCCCGACCTCGACATGGCCCTCATCAAGGTGCAGGGCAAGAGCGGCCTCAAGCCCGCCACCCTCGGCGACTCCGACTCCCTGAAGGTCGGCGACGAGGTCGTCGCCATCGGCTCCCCCGAGGGCCTGAGCGGCAGCGTCACCAGCGGCATCGTCTCCGCGCTCGACCGCGACGTGACCGTCGAGAAGGAGGAGGGCGGGCAGCCGCAGCGCGGCGAGCAGTGGCCGTTCGGCTTCGGCGGCGGCCAGTACAACGGGCGGCTCGGGCCGGAGACGACCACGTACCAGGCCATCCAGACCGACGCCTCGCTCAACCACGGCAACTCCGGCGGCGCACTCATCGACATGCAGGGCCGGATCGTCGGCATCAACTCGGCCATGTACACGCCGCCGGACGACTCCTCCGCGGGCAGCGTCGGCCTCGGCTTCGCCATCCCCATCAACGATGTGAAGCACATCCTCGGCGACCTCAGGAACAATTGA